One Myotis daubentonii chromosome 12, mMyoDau2.1, whole genome shotgun sequence genomic region harbors:
- the LOC132213040 gene encoding tyrosine-protein kinase ZAP-70 → MPDPAAHLPFFYGSISRAEAEEHLKLAGMADGLFLLRQCLRSLGGYVLSLVHDVRFHHFSIERQLNGTYAIAGGKAHCGPAELCEFYSRDPDGLPCNLRKPCNRPSGLEPQPGVFDCLRDAMVRDYVRQTWKLEGEALEQAILSQAPQVEKLIATTAHERMPWYHSNLTREEAERKLYASSQTDGKFLLRPRKEQGTYALSMIYGKTVYHYLISQDKAGKYCIPEGTKFDTLWQLVEYLKLKADGLIYCLKEACPNASASASAGAAAPTLPAHPSTFTHPQRRIDTLNSDGYTPEPARLASPEKPRPLPMDTSVYESPYSDPEELKDKKLFLKRDNLLVADIELGCGNFGSVRQGVYRMRKKQIDVAIKVLKHSTEKADKDEMMREAQIMHQLDNPYIVRLIGVCQAEALMLIMEMAGGGPLHKFLTGKKEEIPVSNVAELLHQVSMGMKYLEEKNFVHRDLAARNVLLVNRHYAKISDFGLSKALGADDSYYTARSAGKWPLKWYAPECINFRKFSSRSDVWSYGVTMWEAFSYGQKPYKKMKGPEVMAFIEQGKRMECPPDCPAEMYALMSDCWIYKWEDRPDFLTVEQRMRTYYYSLASKAEGPPESEKGAKAASA, encoded by the exons ATGCCGGACCCCGCTGCGCACCTGCCCTTCTTCTACGGCAGCATCTCGCGCGCCGAGGCCGAGGAGCACCTGAAGCTGGCGGGCATGGCCGACGGCCTCTTCCTGCTGCGCCAGTGCCTGCGCTCGCTGGGCGGCTACGTGCTCTCGCTGGTGCACGACGTGCGCTTCCACCACTTCTCCATCGAGCGCCAGCTCAACGGCACCTACGCCATCGCCGGCGGGAAGGCGCACTGCGGCCCCGCCGAGCTCTGCGAGTTCTACTCGCGCGACCCCGACGGGCTGCCCTGCAACCTGCGCAAGCCGTGCAACCGGCCGTCGGGGCTGGAGCCGCAGCCCGGGGTCTTCGACTGCCTGCGGGACGCCATGGTGCGCGACTACGTGCGCCAGACGTGGAAGCTGGAG GGCGAGGCCCTGGAGCAGGCCATCCTCAGCCAGGCGCCCCAGGTGGAGAAGCTCATCGCCACCACGGCACACGAGCGGATGCCCTGGTACCACAGCAACCTGACGCGCGAGGAGGCCGAGCGCAAACTCTACGCGAGCTCGCAGACCGACGGCAAGTTCCT GCTGAGGCCCCGGAAAGAGCAGGGCACGTACGCACTGTCTATGATCTATGGGAAAACCGTGTACCACTACCTCATCAGCCAGGACAAGGCCGGCAAGTACTGCATACCCGAGGGGACCAAGTTTGACACGCTCTGGCAG CTGGTGGAGTACCTGAAGCTGAAGGCGGACGGGCTCATCTACTGTCTGAAGGAGGCCTGCCCCAACGCCAGCGCCAGCGCCAGCGCAG GGGCCgctgctcccaccctccccgcccacccatccacGTTCACCCAT CCTCAGAGACGGATCGACACCCTCAACTCAGATGGATATACCCCTGAACCAG CCCGCCTAGCGTCCCCAGAGAAGCCGCGGCCCCTGCCCATGGACACGAGCGTGTACGAGAGCCCCTACAGCGACCCCGAGGAGCTCAAGGACAAGAAACTCTTCCTGAAGCGCGACAACCTCCTTGTAGCTGACATCGAACTTGGTTGCGGCAACTTCGGCTCCGTGCGCCAGGGCGTCTACCGCATGCGCAA GAAGCAGATCGACGTGGCCATCAAGGTGCTGAAACACAGCACAGAGAAGGCGGACAAGGACGAGATGATGCGCGAGGCGCAGATCATGCACCAGCTGGACAACCCCTACATCGTGCGGCTCATCGGCGTCTGCCAGGCGGAGGCCCTGATGCTCATCATGGAGATGGCGGGCGGCGGGCCGCTGCACAAGTTCCTCACCGGGAAGAA GGAGGAGATACCCGTGAGCAACGTGGCGGAGCTGCTGCACCAGGTGTCCATGGGGATGAAGTACCTGGAGGAGAAGAACTTCGTGCACCGCGACCTGGCGGCCCGCAACGTCCTGCTGGTGAACCGGCACTACGCCAAGATCAGCGACTTCGGCCTCTCCAAGGCGCTGGGCGCGGACGACAGCTACTACACC GCACGCTCGGCAGGGAAGTGGCCCCTCAAGTGGTACGCGCCGGAGTGCATCAACTTCCGCAAGTTCTCCAGCCGCAGCGACGTCTGGAGCTATGGGGTCACCATGTGGGAGGCCTTCTCCTACGGCCAGAAGCCCTACAAG AAGATGAAGGGGCCCGAGGTCATGGCCTTCATCGAGCAGGGCAAGCGGATGGAGTGCCCGCCAGACTGTCCGGCCGAAATGTATGCGCTCATGAGCGACTGCTGGATCTACAA gtgGGAGGACCGCCCGGACTTCCTGACTGTGGAGCAGCGCATGCGGACCTACTACTACAGCTTGGCCAGCAAGGCTGAGGGCCCCCCGGAGAGTGAAAAGGGGGCCAAAGCTGCCAGTGCCTGA